gcctttggcaaaaattcaagaaaaaattttctagattttaaggaaattcttcgatttttttttatgagtgtagatattgaaaaatataaaaaggttcTTTTCACTGAAAATCGAATGTATGGCGGCATGTCAGTTTTTAGATCTAAAAATCATACCATAAATACttacaaaatgacaaaaataattcTCGATGGTAATTGAATAGTCATAAATTAACAACTATTATTAATCTGTCTCCGTCAGGAAACAGCCACGAAAATGAGGGACACGGTGTGGATGTATAGAGTGTAAAATTTCAACTGCCTTCACTGGCTTTAATGAACTTCTCATCTGCATGGAGCTTTGCCGAGCTCAGCGGCTGCGTGTGCAAATACAAGAGAGGAAAGCTTAACATAAGTTCTGATCTTAACATTATGTGTTTACATTCTTTTACTTCAttgcttacaattttattcatttcatGATTTAATCTAATGTTTATCTAATACCGCGAAATGACTTAACACCGCCCACATTGAAAGTCTCCAGACTTCAAATCAGTTAATAGGGAGCGGAGCTAGTCGATGAATGGCTCGTTTGACATgattgtttttcgttttgacCTCTGCCACTCGAACCTTTCCATCCGATCCTGGAAATACTTTAGTGACGACGCCTAGCAGCCACGCTTGCGACGGAATGTTGTCCTCTTGAATTAATACGATGGTGCCTTCCACGAGGTTGTGCTGATCTTTGGTCCACTTCTGCTTCTGTTGAAGGCTGAGAAGGTACTCTCTCAACCAGCTGGTCCAAAAGCGCTCCTTGATGGCGGACACGAGCCGCCATCTGCTCAAGTAAGAGAGCTTGTCGTCGTTGACGCGTTGCACGGACACGGGTGGCAGCGCACCTAGCGTTCGACCAGCTAGTAGATGTGCTGGGGTTATGGCTTGAATGTCGTTCGGATTGGTGGTGACGGCTACTATTGGCCTGGTGTTCAGTATAGCTTCCACTTCCACGACGATTGTGTCGAGCTCGTCCTTGCTCAACAAAGCGCTGCCGATGGCCCGAATGAGAAGATGCTTGGCGACCTTCACTGCTGCTTCCCACAAGCCACCGAAGTGGGGGGCTCGAGGGGGAATGAAGACGAACTCTGTCCCGTGCGTTGCAGCATGTTCTACCATTGCGCAGCTGTGAGCAGTGAAAGCCTTGACAAGATCTTGAAGTTCGCGAGCTGCTCCGACAAAATTCGTTGCATTGTCGCTGTATAGCCGAGCAACAGGCCCTCGTCGTCCTATGAATCTGGAGAGACACATAATGAAAGAGTTAGAAGTCAAATCTGTGACAACGTCCAAGTGCACAGCCTTGGTGATAAAACACACAAAGACTGCAATATACATTTTCACAGGTGGCTTGCCGCGCAACTTTAGCGAAACCTTAACTGGACCACAGAAGTCCACACCACTGACTTCAAACGGAAATTGTCCGTTTAATCTATCAGCTGGTAGATTTCCCATGACTTGTGACAGTAATCGAGGTTTATATCTGAAGCAATGCGTACAGTGCCTGACGATCGTGTTGCATAACTGACGTGCATTGACGAGCCAGATTTGTTGCTGAAGTAAACCGACAAGTATGCGTGGGCCTGCGTGATGGTTGGACCTGTGAAGATGTTCTACGAATAGTTTAGCAAATTTACACgattttggtaataaaaggGGGTGCTTTGCATCGTATGGCAGTGGCGCGTTTAACAAACGACCACCGACCCGTAGAAGAGGAAGGTTTCGTTGTGCATCTTGATGCTTCCAAATAAATGGAGTTAGCTTTTGCAAGGATGGTTTAAGTATTTCCGATTTTTCTATCTTGCGAAACTCCTCAGCAAATTCGAATTGCTGTGTGCTGTGTATTATTGTGAGAAAGGCATGTCTTAATTCTTGGGCCGTGATAACAACTGATGTATACTGCTCAGCTCTGCGCCCTCGAACGAATCTTAGTATGTACGCGACAATTCTCAAGATTTTCAGATAGCTTGACTGAGTTTCAAGTAAGGCAAGAATCTCGTCAGGTTGATGATTGATTGCTACTAAGACCGCTGCCGAGGAACGTTTTTCTAGTCGTTTTTCAACCTCTGAAAGCGTAAAATGTGGATTTTGAGGCCAAAGTTCAATTTTTTCACTTAGGAATGATGGGCCACTGAACCACAAGGAATCATTCAGCTCTGTAATTGCGCATCCGCGAGACACAAGATCTGCTGGATTTTCTTTAGTTGGCACGTGGCGCCATTGCACTTCCGCCGCCATTTCTTGTATATCAGCAACTCTGTTTGcaacaaatacatttaaggTGGACGAATGCTGTTCTAACCAGTGTAAAACTACTTCGGAGTCagaccaaaagaaaatacgcTCTACAGCGAAATCCAAATCTTCTCTTACGGTTTGCCATAGTTTTGCCAACAAAGCTCCAGCCTTGggattgtttttgtttttaatggcGCAACCCTTGACTTCGCAGTGACAAGCCGGACTGAAATTCCATTGGGCGTAACAACACGCGCATACAAACAGCAGCCAAATGCCCGTGCCGAAGCGTCTGCGAATCCATGGATCTGGGTCGACCCTTTGTTAGTAACTCCAATATGTCGGGGTATAGACACTTTATCCAATTCAAGAAAACAGGAGGCCATTGATTCCCAACTTCGACGGAAGTCTTCCGGAAGTGGATCGTCCCACCCGAGTTTACACAACCAAAGTTGTTGTATAAGGATTTTAGCTTTCGTTGTTATTGGGCTTAGTAAACCAAGAGGGTCATACAGGCGTGCTGAGAAAGATAAAATAGATCGCTTTGTGAGAACTTCGGTTGGACTTACAGCTGagaaagaatatttaaaaatatctgtaTTGGGGCTCCATATTAGACCTAATGTTTTAGTGTCATCTTGGTCGCCAAGAATAATAGTTGTTGACGAGTTAATATTTTCCGAGGCAACATTGTACGACCATTTCGCCAAAGACAGACCTGCTGAACTTAAAATGTGTTCCAGTTCTTGGCGCATAACCTGAAGCTCTTCTACCGTCTCAGCTCCAGCTAGTAAGTCGTCTACATAAAAGTTTTTAGACAGAGCTTCGGCACCGCGAGGGTGAGAGCTAGCGTACAAATTACTAAGGTATTGAAGACATCTGACGGCTAGGTAGGGCGCTGATGCCGTCCCATATGTAATCGTATTTAGTCTATATGCTTGCACAGGTTCTGTTGGACTTTCTCTCCATACGATCATCTGGTATTGACGCTGACTCTCATCAATCTCGAATTGCCGGTACATTTTTGTTATGTCTGCAGATATTGCATATGCACGAAGACGAAAGCGTAGTAATATAGAGAAGAGAGATGATTGAATTGTTGGCCCAACCATAAGCAAATCATTTAAAGATAGCTGGGTTGACGACTTACACGATGCGTCAAAAACAACGCGTAATTTTGTTGTCGAACTTTGCGGTCTCAGTACACACTGGTGCGGTATAAAATAGTGTGGTTCACTGGGAATACCACTGTCGGCTAGTGACATGTGCCCTAAGGCTAAATACTCCCTCATGAATGCAACGTACAAAGCTTGGACCTCAGGTTGTTTTTGAATCCTTCGCTCTAAAGACAAGAATCTTCGTTTGGCAGTTTCGAAGGAATTGCCCAAGCTCGCAGGGCTCGATTTGAAGGGTAAAGAAACTCGTAGCCGACCCGAGGGTAATCTTGTTACGGTTTGATTGAATAATTTCTCGCAAAGCTGTTGTTCTGGGGTATATCGTTTTGTTGATGCGACGTTAGGAATTTCCTCAAGCTCCCAGAACTTCTGCACACTGACATCGAGGGATTGCTCTTGGAGCGTGGTTAAATTACAGCTAGAGTCTTTTGGCTGACTAGTCAAGGATTTATATCGACCTGATACAACCCACCCAAACACAGTGTTTTGCAATGACAGTTTATCACTGGCTCCCTTTATGTGGCCTTCAGCTAGCAAGTCAAAGAATGCATCTGCACCCAATAGCAAATCTACCTTTTGGGGTTTGTAAAATAATGGATCAGCTAGCGAAAGGTGCTGTGGAATGCCTAACTCCGAGTTCCGAATTGCCTTTTCTGGTTGATATGACGAAATGGATGGCAAAACGCATAATTCTGCTGACATCTGGAAATTGCTGGTGCGAGAGCATATTAAGGTTTGTACACAGGTCTCAGTTAAGGAGTTTGACTTCCCTATTCCAAACAACCGGATCGGCTTTCTAATGCGGTGCAGTTTCAGAGTGTTGGCTAAACTTTCAGTTATGAAATTGACCTGGGATCCTGAGTCCAATAAAACTCGAGCAACTTGATACTCCCCAAGGCGTCCTTTTATTTTAACTAAGGCTGTGGCTAACACTACCTGTCCTGCGTTTACTGACCGGGCATGATTCACAGCCACATCAGGAACATGGTTCGAACTCGTTGCGGTACCTAAAGTCGGTTGTGGTGCGATAGACTGAGTCGAAGTGGAAATATAACGATGCAGCAAACTATTGTGCGGCTTATTACAGACTCGGCAATGTGATAAATTGCAAGATGAAACGTTATGCCCTCGTTTAAGGCAGTTAATACAAAGTCGCGAGCCCTTGGCGAATCTAAAGCGGTTGGCAACCGAAAGCGCAGTAAATGAGGAACAGGCAGTTATCACGTGCTCCTGCGACTTGCAAAACACACACTGCTCCATTTGATTGACTGCTAATAATGTAGTACCACTCTTCTTTGGTCGGTTATCTCGATAAGCCTTATTGGTTTTCCCTTTATTCGATGAAGATTCTTCAACTGACAAATGTTGATACCGCTTATTCATCTCATCTTCACAATCTTTCCATGTGGGAATTTTAGAGTAATCAAGCCCCTCTTCCCATCTAGCTCGCGTTCCTGCGTCTACCTTTGACATGACTATATGGATCAACATGACGTTAACAATTTTACTGTCGTCACCAACAGACAACAATGATTCATAAATTGCCCTAGCATTGTCAATCAAAGTTCTCAACGATGAAGCAGACGGACTGGGTATGCAAGATAAATCAAATAGCCTTGAAACaccttcaaaaaatattaagcacTCATTATCATATACACGTTTTAACGCAGCGAGAGCCTTTGTATAATTACTATCCGTTACCTGGAATGCCTTTACTGTGCCCAATGCTTCTTTTTCAAGACAGCCAAGCAAATGATTGAATTTCTCTACGTTTGATAGTTGATCATCATCATGCACAAGAGTTTCGAACAACCCAATAAAGTTTTTGTACTCTGAATAGACTCCACTAAATTTTGGCAGCTTCATTTGCGGTAGCTGTCTATGATGTCCACCAGTTGTATTTAGTGTGTTGTCTTTAAAATCTTGTGGTTGATGTGAGCTTCTAAGAGATTGAAGAAGAGCCCGAGTAGTAACACATAAATCTTCCAGCTCTTCACTGGATGCCAACTCCGGATTAATTTTGTCTAATGACCACTGTATATTAAATGCCTTTTCCACGTAAGCGTTTAGTACATCTAGTCGACACTCTATCTGTAGTGGGTCTTTTACTAGAGTTCCTTGAGTGATTGATACTTTAATTCGCGTTATCTTGGTGACAAGAATGTCTCGCTGTTGAAGAAGTTCCAATTCATCGTCATCTTGTACAAAGGAAGAGTTATTACCACTTCGTTTTTTAGGAGGCATGGTAAATGTGCAAACGACAAACTTATTGAACTACTCTCGTAATGCTCAATACATATGAGCCGGCCACAGAACTGTACTACTTCTAACTAACGAGTTTACCGCTCTTAAAGAGGAATTGAAGATAACCGTTTCGGACTGGTACATGTGTGTGTAGACATGTGCTCCGCCAATTATATACAGCTATGCAACTGTGTACGGGAATTTTTCCACCAAAATTTCACTTATAtgccaaaatttaaatgaacaagtttaatgtttattataataagCAACAGAATTTCAATTGATTATTTGCTCAAATAACACTGCAATATGTTACCTGGTATTGAGTACTGGCGAGCTGCCGTGTGCAGTTACAGAAACCCATgtgtttcacttttttgaaACTATGTATTATGTTAATTCCAATTAACAACTCTAATCCAAAATCCAAGGAATCCGTGTGTCCACCCGGGGGCGCCAAAATGAATAGTCATAAATTAACAACTATTATTAATCTGTCTCCGTCAGGAAACAGCCACGAAAATGAGGGACACGGTGTGGATGTATAGAGTGTAAAATTTCAACTGCCTTCACTGGCTTTAATGAACTTCTCATCTGCATGGAGCTTTGCCGAGCTCAGCGGCTGCGTGTGCAAATACAAGAGAGGAAAGCTTAACATAAGTACTGATCTTAACATTATGTGTTTACATTCTTTTACTTCAttgcttacaattttattcatttcatGATTTAATCTAATGTTTATCTAATACCGCGAAATGACTTAACAGTAATGATACAAAGAGAAAAGTTGAGGGTGATAAAAAGTCTACACTCCCTTATCATCATAAGGGTTTAATAGAAAGGGAACTCATATCAAATGTTCAAATCCCTGAGGAAGAGTCACTTGTTTTGGGGAGACAGGTAGATGAAATAGAAAGTCTTGAATTCCAGACTGAGGaacaaaaaactttactcaagcgtctaaaaacagaaattgaaaatgttgaacATGATTTACTTTACAAGTCGCTTGAACTggaaatgttttataatgaATTGCCCCCCGatcccaaaaaacagaaacaattttagatttaacaatgcaaaatatttatttaattagtaaGTTTGATAAAAGGTgttgaacaataaaaatttacaaaatatatataaatcttaaaaggtgttgaacaataaaaattaacaaaatatatataaatcttaagcaatatatatataaatgtttatattttgttagtaTAACATTAAgttgaacaaataacaaatacatttcaataaattgagtattaaatataaaatatttgggtgtgtttttaaatttttttttttttttggaaattttttataaattgggtgagtatattttatttgattggttTTGTACCCGTTGCCTATATAGATAATTCCACAGTTCTAATTCATGTGGGTTCATTTTAGCTTCAGGTTCAGAATCCCTGTCTTGAACAGgttcatcttcttcttcagCTGATTTTTCTTCCTCGTTTTTTTCCCTTATCTGTTTTAGATAATAACCCAACTCTACTTGTTCAGGAGTaatatcattattttcattactcTCATCGCTATTGTTTAagttaatgtttatattttggtgATAAAGATGTGTGATGTCATcatcagttaaattaaaactagaaatattattagaaattgaatttactGAAACTACGTTAGATCCTAAAAGGTGAACATATTCAACTGAAatgagaaaaagaaaaagaaaaaaaaaacgaattaatgaaatgaaataatatatactaaagtaaattaacttgccttttgttttgtttattattttatttccttgaggaatttttatatccttctgaaataaataagtaatatgTTATCCCTAATTCATataaaagttgttgcggttcaaCAACTCGCTACACTCTAATAGACATAATTTTCCCCCATCAGAGTCTATACCACTCAAGTCTAGTTCCTCAATTGTTATAACCTCTCTTTTACTTATCTTGGGTGGAGGTGGTAAATCTATTGTTTTTGGTAGAAGTGGATAGTAAAAAAGTTCTTCATCAATTTCTACACAGTTTATTTGAATCTTATACATATCTAGATgagaatgtttttttaatctttttgaaACGTAATGGCACTGGATTCTTAAAGTGAAAAGGTCTCTATAACCGAGTTTATAATATCTATCGAAACCTCTGTTTCCTGTTACAATAGTTCCGCCCTCTCTATTTTCCCTTTCAAGCAAGTCTGATTTAAACTTCTCTAACAATTcctttttaagaaaagaatattttttttctacactACGCTtctctgttttatttaaaatttttgactcTTCACTTACATTATCATTATTACCATCTTCTTCATTTAGTGGCGTAAATGATTGTTTGGAGGGTGACGACAAATCATCGTACTCATCATAGATTTGGAAATTAGCTGGAGGgggtgttgatgatgatgattcttctgttgcttctgttgatgatgcttctgttgttgttgatgatgatgatgcttctgttgttgttgtttctgttgttgttgtttctgttgttgttgtttctgttgttgttgtttctgttgttgttgtttctgttgttgttgtttctgttgttgttgttgttgtttctgaaattaaatatcataacaaaagttaacaaaaatcgaaaaaggaaaaaaagtaatttgtgattgttatttatattgatatttacCTTGTGGTGCTTCGTCGTCTTcatctttttttagtttcctcTCTTCTGTTATGTAgcttgccattgttgttgcttctgaaattaaatatcataacaaagttaacaaatcaaa
The genomic region above belongs to Drosophila takahashii strain IR98-3 E-12201 chromosome 2L, DtakHiC1v2, whole genome shotgun sequence and contains:
- the LOC138911831 gene encoding putative uncharacterized protein DDB_G0272516 isoform X1; amino-acid sequence: METTIIQILLPNNDVLNIQLKLYLFKNSSLANINNIDELESKLKTSQEATTMASYITEERKLKKDEDDEAPQETTTTTTETTTTETTTTETTTTETTTTETTTTETTTTEASSSSTTTEASSTEATEESSSSTPPPANFQIYDEYDDLSSPSKQSFTPLNEEDGNNDNKDIKIPQGNKIINKTKVEYVHLLGSNVVSVNSISNNISSFNLTDDDITHLYHQNININLNNSDESNENNDITPEQVELGYYLKQIREKNEEEKSAEEEDEPVQDRDSEPEAKMNPHELELWNYLYRQRVQNQSNKIYSPNL
- the LOC138911831 gene encoding salivary glue protein Sgs-3-like isoform X2; the protein is METTIIQILLPNNDVLNIQLKLYLFKNSSLANINNIDELESKLKTSQEATTMASYITEERKLKKDEDDEAPQETTTTTTETTTTETTTTETTTTETTTTETTTTETTTTEASSSSTTTEASSTEATEESSSSTPPPANFQIYDEYDDLSSPSKQSFTPLNEEDEGYKNSSRK